A window of Magallana gigas chromosome 8, xbMagGiga1.1, whole genome shotgun sequence genomic DNA:
gtcatgacgaatttttaacccaagtattTATGAATACAGAGTTGATACATGATACATCTTAGAAATTAAAAAGGGACAGGAAGACATTCttataatttttcattgttaaagagagaaagagagacaatttttttcaacgAATAAGTGTAACCTTACGTGGCATCATGTAAAGGAGTTAACTATCATTAAATTACATCAGAATCTtagtctttttaattttaattgatctatattctaaaaaatgagttgatataaaaatacCACAGTGGGCCAAGGAAAGATTTGATCTGGACAAGAAtttgaaatacaatgtatgCCTGTTGTGGCCTGGACCTTACAGCTTGAATTTTTGTTCAATATCACTGCACACTATTTAGCCAAACGCACTAAGAGGTTGGCggatgagccagattgggcacAAGGGGAGATAAAATACCGTGGTATACTCAGGACAAGTGATATCAGGCAGACAATCGGACAACCGGACGGATAAACTGATCAATACATGGCGCCCACAGAGCGGGGCTCTATATTTTTATctgcataaaaataaatcacCCGATTTTCTTAATTATGCCTAATCATAACCATAGTTTAAGATATTCATTCACAGTCCATTATATAATGATGGAATTAAAACATCGGGGTCACGAAATCATATCGTTATTTGAATTTTGCTTGGGAAATGATATTAACTTCTCAGCTAATAAAATAATATCTTAAataggttattttttttttttgattctgTAGAAGAatatcattatgaaaaaaaaaaacccagcatgtttaaaagttcaccgggataaaAACTTGGTCATGTTATCAAATCATGGGAAGCCCAAAgtgcttctcagaagatttgttTACGTACCaacacatgcgcggatccagaaattttttccagggggggtccgaaggataattgtgtttgccagggggggtccgaggcatattttcgcgataattttactatgtaaatttaataaattttcattttccagggggggtcgggacccccccgaccccccctctagatccgcgcatgccaACAAAgatcatttaaatatatttacatcttccatgtattatttcctctatttcttacggaaacttaattatagttaattcatagctctatagaagcagccagactgaaatctacacgccccctttatcgattggtcgaaatctacagcgactgaaacagacaggactgaaattgacacgccctgattatcgattggtcgaaacctacaaccaccgactgcacgaaataatcttGATGATGGCAGACTCACAGGAGACGacttggctgtttcttttagctaacgtacttatgtacgttaacagtaatttagtgatctttactaacttttcataatcaatttactaattagttaaaagaaaaatgttaaaataaacaataaaatgctttccttgatgattcattcgggttatgaaggtagcgatcattgcagacaTTGCTAACGCGGGTTGTGTATTATTTCTTCAAtgttgctaccttcatatcccgaataaatcaccaaagaaagcattttattgttcaaatgATGTTGCAAATCGTTAATTATGAACAACGATATTTCTCTGCTTAAAAAAATGCAACCATCAAACCATAAGCTCGCGCTGAGATCATTATGACATCAGATATGACATTTTGACCCGTTTAAAAGTTCACTTGAAAATGAACGTCTTTGCTTTTCTATAGGTTCACACatggaaacatatttgcaaatgttaatataaaaagtctttatttcattaaaatataacaacatattacatgtaccattatgataattataaattgatgatttaaataaatggaTTCTTACGTAATGTTACAATGTACTTTGTATATTCATTTTGTAGAAACCGTTTGTTACTATGTACTATCAATTCTCAGGAGAGATAATTCTTCCAAATGCATTAAATCTCGTGTATAAATAAACGTGTTAATATAATGAAGATAGTAACATTATGATTGTTCAGTACGACACAATAATAAATAGACTGTACATCAATAATAAGTTACAGAAATAATACACAATGTAAATAATTGTTGTTTATCAAACACCTGACACTGACACTAAAATTGCATGATAAAcacatgattttattaaaatgtttttttttaaatgaaattaaatcataataATTCAAACTAGTAATTAGgatattaaataattgtaaacaATCTTAAGTTTGTATTACCCTGTACAATTATCTGTaagaatataaagaaaatgGATTTCTAAAACTAATATATATGATTGTCATTgtcataataaatatttactgtCATATGGGCTTCTAAAATTCTGTATCAAAATGGACCCACGCTGAGTATATCATATATTGCCACATCCATTATTCCCTGACAGAAAACTTAAGGGCATACAGATCACATGTATAGCTACAAAGAAAATTCTACAGTACTAACACATTATGTAAAACAGTGAgaacaaatacatttaaacttatacatgtatgtaatacaGTATTGGTGCAAATATTATATGTTGAACCAGCATGAAAACTGTTTCTGTATAAACCGTTggaaattcataataaaaaattcatttataaatctataaaaatataaataattaataataataaattaaacaaataaattaataaataattttataaattaatttataaaaatcaatacaaaaagTTCTCACATCGTTTTTTGGGGTTAAATTACTAGATATTTATACATACAACAAGTTTCAATTGGAATTTCActtaaaagtatgaaaaaaatcccaagatttctcTTTTGAAACGCCCAATCTAGCttgtaaggttttaaaaaatataaaaaacatagagggattttgcattgcaacagacATGAAAGTACCTAAATGACACAATGTAGTAGTACTACTTGATAGGTATATGTACTTTCATAAAAAGTAGCCAAAGTGTGGTGAAAAAATATAACTTAGGACAGActatgagagaaaaaaaagctGATGGTGTTATAGATACACACTGAATATCTATCATAGACCAGAATCTACAGACCATAGAAATTGTGGCAATACATTGCCATAGGATGTTATTTAAACCAATAATGATAAGTGACAATACCCAAACAAAGTACTGCAAGTTAACTGCAAAGCATACAATTAATCAACATGATAAATGCTGTCAACAGCTTAGTGTTTGATTGTTAAAGGGTGTATTCAACTCAATGAATATGCTGTACATACAAAGGAACAACAGTTACTGTAATTTTTTGGAGGACAGGtgttaactatggtttacaaAGATGGTTGGTATTGTATAGGGGACAAGGATTTCACATATCATAGAGCTCACAAAAAATCAGTGATAACAAGGGGCAGAACGTGGGAAAAAAAAGATTATGGTGTTAGATGCACATTGAATAGTTGTCATACTTCAGTATGTACATATCACAGAAATTGTGGGAATACATTGTCATAGGATAACATCTTTATTTATGATTGTGAAAGGGTGTATTCAACTCAATGAATTCTTGTACACAGACAGAGAGCAACAGAtgttaactatggtttacaaAGATGGCTGGTATGGTAGAGGGGACAGGGATTTCACATAGAGCTCACAAAGAAGCCACTCCCTGTGACACAGTGGTGGTGCCAGTGGCGGTGACAGTGGTGTGTTTAGCTGCGGTGGATGTGGAAGTTTGCGGCTTTGTCTGCGGCTGTGATCCGGACCACTTTCTGGGGCTGACGCGCCTCTGACTGGAGGAACTGATTTAGATCCACACCCAGCCTGTGGAGTTCCTTGTAGTGCTGTAGTAACTGTCTGTCATCCTCCTTCTTTGCCTATCAAGTAATGGTCAACAGCTTTATATAAAAGATCTTTTAAAAGTAGTTTGCCCtctatttcaatgatttttctttttcattctcaaaataatttgcataaatcatttataaatcaaatcaaaactgTTCTTAAGTTTGATTTCTTTCTgggtcaaagtacatgtataagaaagaaattaaatgatttaaaaaaaaacaacccactTTACTCTTTAAATAACCACACATTCCTGACATAAGACTGCATTATTTACTCTACCCAACCATCTATATCAACTTGACAATGTTAACCTCTGGTTGGAGGGATTCTTTTCCACACAGTGGTCTCtatttaaaacacatttacatgtacctctagTACAGACAATTTTCCTCTACACGCTGGTCTCTTTTTATCACACAATATTTACCTCTAGTACAGACATCTTGTCTTCTACCAAGCGGTCTCTTTCCTTTTCTGTCTCCTGAATCTTCAGGACAAGTTTGTGTTCCATTGCTGccctgcaaaaaaaaattcctgtatGAATAAACAGGCCCATACAGTTTAAAGCTTAAAGACAAAAACCTTACCATGCTTGAAATATTAACCCTTGCATGTCTTTGAGTAAATGACATAAGACCTTTTTCAACAATATAATGCAGACATGTTCAAGTTTGATATACTCCTGTCACTTACTTTTCCATGCTCTGCTTGTGGTTCAGACTTTCAATTTCCATGGTTTGCTCTGAAAAAAAGGACAGAATGATGTAAGATTAATCAGAGTAGTAATCCGACAACCAATGCATGCTCATTGTACAGTCGCTTTTCAAATACCATGGAGTTGTTCAATGCATCTGTTTTGCGGGTGAAGTTTATATGCTAAAGTGAATGTTCAGAGAGTAAAAGTCGAAAAAGAAAAGTGCATTCCAAACTAAAAAGGTCTACTCTCAAGAGCAGGGTTATAATTCTTACAAAGTAAGGACCAGATCCTTGTACTGTATCTCATTATCAGAGGTTCACAATAGTAGAGTGGAGTTGACTGTTCATTTCAGAGGAAGGTGAAGAAGGGAATAGTTAGAAGAGAACAGGGAAAATGCCAGTTGGTTTGTCTTTGAATAAATGTGTAATTGTGCGTGCATGCAGAAGTTGGAGTGAAAGCCCAATAAAAAGCTTCAATCagtacaagagagagagagaaatgtgAGGGTATATAATGGAAATCAGAGAATATGTAGGTCAAAACTTTGTGACTAAGCAAATAAGTAGAAAGAGGTATTCAAAATCAAACAGTCAGACAAGTATTAAAATAATGAAGATTGAGTGTACAAATAAATAAGACAGTGAGATGGTGAGTGAGTGAGACAATATGAAATGAAGTGAGTGTGAGCATTGAGTGGGGCAGTAAGAGCAAGACAATGATCAATTAGACAATGATTGATACAGTAAATAAACAGTGAACAGTCAGCAAATGACAAAAGACGAATACCGAGTTGTAGACGGTCACTGTCATTCTTCAATTTCAGGTCAGTCATGTTTTGCTGTTGTTGTTCTTTTTCAtactgaaaaaaattcatattacaCTTATTGAtgagaaattttgcttttatataAGGACATTATTGTTTTGACAAGTTGAAAGACTCACAAAATTAtgcaaaaattacaaattacataggAAAACATCAAAAGTGATAAGTTGTAGTCCACAAATGAACTTGATTTTGACTCAACTCCAAATATAACAACTTTACCCTATCCAATTctaaaagttaaattttaacGCATCATTCTTGATACTGACAGCGAGTTTGAGCCTTGTTCGAGTCTGAATCGACGCATCATGGATACGCTGAAGCTCAGGATGAGCATGGTACCCACGATACACCATTTTGGAGATTTCATAGCCAATCTTTTTGCTGCGTTCCATCAGTTGAGGGTAGTTAGCAAGATCATTCAGTTCTGAGGATCTCTCCATAAACTCAATGTAGCTGAAACATAATGAAAAATACTCACTCATTTAATAGTTTGTCACGGGGATCCTAACTTCAGAAAAGCAAATCTAAATCCTTTAATAAAATCACTTTCATTTTCTTGTCTAAATTGTCAACTGTACAGGTGGTCTAATAAGTTGAAAACCTTGTTTTCTAAGTATTCATTAAGAAAACAACAATTCATCTGTTGGTTACTATTATCGGTCATTTTTGTAATGATCTTATTTTCGCTTTTTTGGCGATCTCTATTAAATCGCAAATACTGGTAATTGAATacacagaaattatatcctgtatcaATTCCATATGAAACTTTTGAAATCTCAAAAATATGActgatgcaaattaaaaatgcgaAAGATTTAccccattttcacaaattttgtgacacacgaaaaaaacagttacatgtaaaactatacggtatataaataaattcatttgcacaatttttaacttGTCCTGAGAGATTAACGGTACCTGTATTTAGCAGCAAAGGCCACCACATCAGCACAAACACAGCTGTGggagaaaaatcattttaatttttattctagTAGGTACTATTGTTATTTAGAAATACACTGACACATGGATACTGGTAGGTACTAGCACTtttcataatgtttttaaacaactcgCAAACTATGATCTTAATCAAAGCTTACAGAATATGTTGCACAGAAGTTTGGATTTTAACTGTCAATgtacaaaaaccaaaaattgtagtttttagaaattgaaaatgcattaataatgaagaaaaattgGAATACAATGGTGACAATAATAAAGTTGCAAACCAGTTTAACTACATCTATTTTGGAATGCTGTTTAATTATAATGGTAACCCAGTATGTACCTACTATAATTGATATATACTAGCTTTTGTCTATGATGCATGTATTCATCATTATGTTGTAATGTAcattataataattgtaaacCTATGAGATGATTGTCTTACAGAAATAAAGACTTTAAACTTGAActtcattcaaatgataaattgtaaaaatgtacCTACTTTATAATGTCTGCTATAGGATCTTTTGTGGCATTCAGCTGAAAGAAGCAAAGAATCCATCACACCTTATACTAAAGAATCAATACTTATAGAAAACAagtaaaatgtacatgcatttaaagTACAGGTTTATATGGTTGTAATATGGTTTAGAAGTTGGAATAAGATATGCTTATTGAAGATGGGAGGACAGGGGACTTGGAATGAAGTTTGGGTGGGTAGGGGAGATATCATTGCTAACTCACCATAATCTCTATCTCCTTTAACTCATAGAACACCATTAGCTTGATTCTGATTGGTGCATCATCTTTGGTTCTCACTTCGTCTACCTATGTAAATCAAACATTTCAGTCTTGtatctataaaacatattctcAGACAATGTAGATTtacttcaaaattgatttaacaTTATTATATCTACTGTTCATCTAGATgttgtacttgtatatacacaAAGAGTTGGAAGAAGACTCTCATACATTGTATATCTCCATGTACATTCAACACATTATTCAAACTACTGTATACTGTACGTGTATTATATTTagtgtgtacgatatttggcaaaaaaatgatttttcaacaagtcGGTGTGGATTTGAATTGGCGTTTTTCTGAGTGTGCTCATTCTAATGCATATATGAAAGGTATTTAGCAATATACTTGAATTAGCGGAAGCCACTTTCTGCCAAAAACcctaaaaaaatatacacagccaaatgtaatgtTTACAGTATGTGTAAATGTAATGTTTACAGTATGTGTAAATGTAATGTCTACAGTATGTGTAAATGCTATATTTGGATTAGTACtgcattttgttgtttaaaattcatgtacGATGTAGATTTACATTTAAGACAGCGATTCTAActacatagtacatgtacaaactgtACTAGTCTTGTAGAAACGAGCTTGCTTATATTGTAGTTAATTCACGTACAACATAAATTTACATCAAATTCTGCCAATCAAACTATAAAAGGTGTACTATCTGCTCTACTGAACAATCCTGCCTTAGGATGTAGAGAATTCATGTAGTACATATTATTGTACAGTGTAGATTTACATTAAACCCTGCCATTCTAAGTACTGTGAGTGTAAACGCTACTGAATGAATTCATACTGTGCGTGTGTGAGTAGAGCTGGTTTAGGCTGTAGTGGACTGATGTACATATTGCATAACGTAGATTTCTACTAAACCCTGCCATACCAAGTACCCTGAGTGTATACTACTGAATGTATTGATGTATGAGTGGGGACAGCTGCCTTATATTGTAGTAACCAAGTACCCTGAGTGTACACTACTGAGTGTATTGATGCTGTAGGAGTGGGGACAGCTGCCTTATATTGTAGTAACCAAGTACCCTGAGTGTACACTACTGAGTGTATTGATGCTGTAGGAGTGAGGACAGCTGCCTTATATTGTAGTAACCAAGTACCCTGAGTGTATACTACTGAGTGTATTGATGCTGTTGGAGTGAGGACAGCTGCCTTATATTGTAGTTACCAAGTACCCTGAGTGTACACTACTGAGTGTATTAATGCTGTAGGAGTGAGGACAGCTGCCTTATATTGTAGTAACCAAGTACCCTGAGTGTACACTACTGAGTGTATTAATGCTGTAGGAGTGAGGACAGCTGCCTTAT
This region includes:
- the LOC105319668 gene encoding uncharacterized protein, which encodes MTIGWVTLDVGEQALVYNHEGVARIENGPQRMFLWRERYNVLERNAANQNSYLVVQYRDGRVEHKKGPCVMYTNPLEHFRINIKEMISLDANEALVVYREDGTTKEVSRYVQFGPTLVMPQANEWFHSFSWHGTDPNNKTLLIPNASQFQKLQIIPGNFYYNVDEVRTKDDAPIRIKLMVFYELKEIEIMLNATKDPIADIINCVCADVVAFAAKYSYIEFMERSSELNDLANYPQLMERSKKIGYEISKMVYRGYHAHPELQRIHDASIQTRTRLKLAYEKEQQQQNMTDLKLKNDSDRLQLEQTMEIESLNHKQSMEKAAMEHKLVLKIQETEKERDRLVEDKMSVLEAKKEDDRQLLQHYKELHRLGVDLNQFLQSEARQPQKVVRITAADKAANFHIHRS